Part of the Acyrthosiphon pisum isolate AL4f unplaced genomic scaffold, pea_aphid_22Mar2018_4r6ur Scaffold_21325;HRSCAF=23646, whole genome shotgun sequence genome, caaaattatttaacacatgATTATGCTCACATCATATGCATCCTAGACAATTAAATCCTTGTGCTTGAAGCTGCTTGCTAATTGCTATTgcttacttaaaaatgtatttacttattttcattattttttttttttgttggttttcaGGCTACAAGAATCATTACTGggatgaaaaaacaaaaataatattattataaactgtaaattagttaggtataaaattagttattaagtattaaccaaCTACTAAATAGGTTTTATTACATAAAGAATATGTAATaaacaaagtaataataacatattatgtttatttggtattttattttacagatattttataaataaaataaattataactgggTAAGAAAGACTTgtagtcattaattattatttgctgaTGTCAGTCATTTAGAGAGTTTTTCGAAGTATAAGTCAAGTGTTggcgaaattatttttttatgtaattaaagctttcaaataaattaattaactaaattataatttataatcacgaGTAAACTCGTCCAGCCTGTAACCAGTCCGGCCTTGTGACTACTAGCGCTTTAGTTCACTGCGTTCGCCGCATCGACCAGCGATAACACGCCGTGCGCCAACCTGTGTAGATAACCGTGCCTAGTACTAAAGAAGAGATTTGTGTATTCATAGACTCGGCTCATATGCTGAAACTAGCGAGGAACACAATCGGagattatggtatattatacgatGCAGAGGACAATCCGATAGAATGGACATATTTTAAAAGTCTAGTTATGTTGCAggaaagtaataaaattaatttagctaCTAAAATTTGACAAAGGCACATAAACTATCATAAGGAAAAAATGAAAGTTTTTTTAGCCGCACAAGTCTTCAGTACAAGGGTAGCGGATGCTCTTTTATATTGGaagacaattttcaaaatttttatcacTTTGACGCTACTATAATGTtttgtagaaatattaataatatattcgatttTTTAAACACCCGCAATTTTATAAGCAAACTACCACACAAGAAGCCACTTGATCTGGAACATTATGAAGAAAtgacaaattttattaattcatctaTAGTTTATTTAGAAACATCAAAAGATAGATATCATTCCCCAATATTAAATCCAATAAGAAAAACAGGGTTCAATGGTCTCATAACCTGTTTAAAAAGTATGGGTAGACTGCTTGACCATGTCATTAAAACTGGACAGCTAAGCTTTATACTTTCTTATAAGATTTCGCAGGACCATATAGAGATACTGTTTTCAACTATACGGTCAAGAGGAGGCTTCAACAACAACCCCACAACTGGAGAGTTTGAAGCTACAttcaaataacttttagttCATAGTGAAttatcattttcagaaaatgcCAATTGTTCACCTCAAGACTCTACCACCATTTTGCATGTCActagcagtaaaaaaaaaaaaaaacaagaagagAATTTTTTGGATGTACTTTGTGTGGAGGAAGAGGAAAGCTTTTTAGAGGGCAGCGAACAAAATAATGACCtggatgattttaatatttatacagaagTAAGAAGATGTTATTCAACATATATCTGGTTTTGTGGtaagacaattaaaaaaaattattaagtgttCAGTTTGCTGTTTTGCTCTAGAGGATAAAAATATGCATCATACACTCGTTGATAAAAACAGAGGAGGACTGAAAAAAACCATCAGttgatgtaataaatatttgtaaaattaccGAAAAAGTAGAGTAGACTGGGGCAGATTTGAAAATatcttggtttttaatttttttaattttaatttctttttatacaaCGCCCAAAATAGTTCTGTTATTTAAAGTAACTTCTTGAgaacataatttgatatttacacTAACTAACTTTGATTTTTACCCaaaataaacatgattttttaaaacaatatttttgttcagATGTATCCCATATTAGGGGTACTTTTGAACAAGCATTGGGTACTTTTGAACATAAGCAATTTCCtttgataaaattaactaaCACATTTAATGAAACTATGTTTTTACTACaaatccataaaaatatttataggtatgttGTAAAACATAAgcttaataaaacttaaaatataaatattgattaatgtggtaaataatatacctaaaataaaaaaaagagataacaattaaaacttaaacaattttctttaaactaaacaatattaacttaagtagatacctacttataaaaataatcctaaATGACTCTtagcaaataaaaaatacagtacctatttatactaaaaaaattgttacatattattaaaaataccttgtaaaaaaacttattttcattACTTAAGAAACATTATCTAGTATTAAcccattttgtattttttaaaatcaacactTTCAAATGTCAGTAAAAATGCAGATCTTTCACTGTTACCAACAGGTTTTGGCTTTGgcaaaaatttttatatagatcTCTGAGGTATATTATCAATTTCCTGTTCTGCAGGATAGTAATAAGTATCtcctatttttctttttaaaaaagacACTGTAATATCATCATTGTTAATATCTTCAACACagccaacaaaatatttatagaattttttaccTTCATACTTAACCAATACAAAATCCCCAAAGTGAACAGGACAATTTAAATCTTCATTATctgaattatcatttaataaaatcataggAGTATCGTTTTCATTAGTATCGGAATCAATACTAAAGAGTTTCTTTTTGGGATTTTTCTTTACTTTTTTAGATGTACTTAAATCTGGTTGagatttatatttctttttcttttttattttatcaattgctggatatttatgttttaatctCTCATGTGTTTCCTATTCAATTCGGTTTTTTTCTGAAGTTTCGGTTAATATCctagattttcttttttttcggcCCCCTTTTCTTTCAATACGAGGTGCAGCTTTAGGAAATGGTCGTACATGTTCTGGTGATATAACTTCTTCATTTATTGATGAATCTAAATTTGCACTTGTTACAggattttcattaatattagtGCAATATTGTTCAGgagtacaatttattaaatgattagTAAAAGTAGGAACTCGTGTTTGGGAATTTGTGACatcaaataaattttcattaggTTGGTTGTTTCCAGAAATACTAATATCtggttgaatatttaaattgtcaGTTTGAGTGGAATTCAGATCAGGTCTATCTGTAACATAAGCTGCAATAAAATCATCTTCACTAAATGCTAACCTTGAAAATGGCCAGATCCCAGGCTTGGCAAAtgcattaacaatattttttaccgaAAATGACTCTACAAAAGCTATTTCAGTTAGGCTTGGTAAATCATGAATTCTGATTGTTTTTCCAGGATTATTAGTGAGCCAGTCGTTTTGTGCTATTTTACGCTTATTTTAAATGGTTCAAATACTCCTACATCAAGTGTTTGCAACTTATGCGTACAGTGAGGAGGAAATGTGACCAACACAATACCATTTTCTTTTGCATAAGTAACAGCCTCAAGTGAACAATGAGACTCATGGTTGTCCATTAAAAGCAATATTTTGTCTTCTTTAGTACACCTAGTATGAGTTTTAATATGTTCGAGCACTTTAACAAAATGTACTGAATTTATCCAAGTACTTTGTGTTGAATTAGGAAGGCCTAAACTTCCCTCAGGAGCTCCAATCATAAGAAGATCTCTCATTCTTACTCTAGGGAATATGAAAACTGGTGGCAAAGATTGACCAACAGCATTAATAGTCATGCATGCTATTATCATTTGACCACGTTCTGCAGAGACATTTTGTCCAACTTATCGAACACCTTTCTGAGCCACCACATTAGGTTTGTATTTACACCCgtttcatcaatattataaattctatctGGTGTTACAGGATACTTTTTCAAAGCTTTctcatataaatcaaaaaaaaaatgtaacattagTTTTGTTAAAAGAAGTAGCTCGAGACAGACTTGTTTTTTCTGGTTTTCTTATTGATAAACTAGAGTGGCGTTTCATAAaactgttgaaatatacaattaatattagtattcaaaccatgtaaacacacgtgcgtgtacaatgtcgttttctaatagatacttatgcagttacgatatagctgtgcaacacttttactatcgctttctatattgtatacggatacgggatgacctcaactaatcatatatatagggcctttgaagtatGTGAGAATCACTTGCAcggccaccgtcgtacagtgcgtatacggtgtgtgtgtgtacagtcacgttaaattgtccagttgtacgttattatatattatacttatacataatcatattgtcgtgttattcatttatattaatactaaaacggttagtctgtcaagctgcactttcaacaggTTATGGGCCCAGATACACAGTCACTAGCCCAGTCGAAGAGTTTTTATAAGTGTATTAACGCAGaaaactatactctattcagaataacttTGCCCACTTTCGCGCACGCGACTGAGCCGCCGGCAGCCGTCAGACCCCCTGGCGAAAGTCAGGAGCGCTGTGATTGATCGTTAGTTGTCGACGGCTTCCGTCACCGGTCGCTATCGTATACGTATACACCTGTGGGACGTCGGCGGGGGCGTTGCTGCAAACATCAGCGCCAACTGGTGGCAACAGACATGCGCGAACTCGACGAGTTTTCATCGATCGAGTGGGCAaggttattctgaatagagtatacaaCCAGTCGGAGATACCCTGGATTTCGGAAAACGGCGGATCAGTGCACATAGGTAAAATTTTGttggtaaattgttatacagGTCAAGTATACGGAAGCCATCGGTCATGGAAGACTCGGtgaagataacaaaattatgtgcGGAAAACTGGCCGTTATGGAAGTTCCAGATGAAGGTCATACTTAATGCCTTAGAAGTAGGTGGTATAGTTTCAGGTGAACGGACTAAACCAGGATTACCTATAAAGAAGTCGTCAGAAACAGAGACGACTGAGGAAGCCAAAGCTCGTTGGCAAAAGCATACAAACGCTTGGTTAAAAGCGGAcggtaaatgtcaaaaaataatagttacctcAGTGGACGATGGtccattacaatatttgattaactGTGAGTCTGCATTTGAAATGTGGGAAAAACTGTTGAGTATTTACGAACAGAAGTCTGAGGCAAGTAAACACTTGCTTCAACAACaatttttcagttattcaaGGGAACCGACAGATGATATGTCGATGCATATTTCTAAATTGGTCAATTTAGGAAGGAAACTGAGTGTAGCGGGTGAACAAGTTTCGGAAAACATGGTTATGACAAAAATACTAATGACATTACCAAAGGAATATAATCNNNNNNNNNNNNNNNNNNNNNNNNNNNNNNNNNNNNNNNNNNNNNNNNNNATTACTGAAGAACGTTTGATTTCAATTATTCATGTGCCCTACATTGTGTTGAAGTAACTAcagaaataatagtatactaccTACAAATGAGACTTCGGCAGTTCTCCTatcaagaaaatttaaaatttcaaaaaatatcaagaGAAAGAAAGAAAgtgtcaaaattatttaacacatgATTATGCTCACATCATATGCATCCTAGACAATTAAATCCTTGTGCTTGAAGCTGCTTGCTAATTGCTATTgcttacttaaaaatgtatttacttattttcattatttttttttgttggttttcaGGCTACAAGAATCATTACtggaatgaaaaaataaaaataatattattataaactgtaaattagttaggtataaaattagttattaagtattaaccaaCTACTAAATAggttttattacataaaaaataagtaataaacaaagtaataataacatattatgtttatttggtattttattttacagatattttataaataaaataaattataactgggTAAGAAAGACTTgtagtcattaattattatttgctgaTGTTAGTCATTTAGAGAGTTTTTCGAAGTATAAGTCAAGTGTTggcgaaattatttttttatgtaattaaagctttcaaataaattaattaactaaattataatttataatcacgaGTAAACTCGTCCAGCCGGTAACCAGTCCGGGCCTTGTGACTACTAGCGCTTTAGTTCACTGCGTTCGCCGCATCGACCAGCGATAACACGCCGTGCGCCAACCTGTGTAGATAACCGTGTTCCCTAGTAATGTCGAATTGCATtaggtaaaacaacttgttgttttcacctctgatctacacttcccgttatatgcctacattacctattataaattatactaaatgtataatatctacatgattaatatcatattatagctgtgggtattaatacatccctaatattgctgaatttcattaatgtgtgactagctataacaacttgttgttttcgcctttggcctacgtttcctgttatttaggcttactttatattccgtattaatacctacattactacaaataaattatactgtatgtataatttatttattctatattattttatttaaaacaatattatagcttttgggTTTACTACAGTAGGTACACCCTGacactatttgttttatattggtTGTTACTCACTACTGACGGCACTGCTCCAGCAGTTAGTCGACGGCGATGTAAAGCTACTCCATAATAATCACGACCGGCAACAAAATGCCTTGAGCAGAGCTTGGAATGAGCCAATATCTGTCGAGGATTGACGCTTCCGATCGACATTTGCTGGAAAACtaatataatcattgtattatgttatgttattttatatatatatatatatatatatatattatataaataccaatgCACTGAGACGTCATCCACGTCTTCGACGTTGccacaaattatacaatttttgaccATTGTAATATTTGcctagaaaaacaaatataataagtaaaaacattttgaaaaggCAATTGCcaaacattgtatattataatatattaattataataataatataagtaaaactcCGTGTTCACccaatgtaattatattatcagtaCCCATGTTATCAGTGAATAATCCGGtgttgtgtgtttatttttagaaatgcagtaaatattattcgtacgcggtaggtataatatattattacgtgtatTATTGAGTATGAACTAAACAAAAGTAACATACTGTAAGGTGACGTCCGCACACACAATATGGTCTTGTAATATTGGGAACTGCAAAAAACGTCGTTTAAAGCTTTTTATGCACGTAGCCACGTAGGCGTTTAAGTCTATGTCCGCGGATATGAACACGGCAAGCGGAAATACAAATGTCGTATTAACATTGAACACGAAACGCGCAAAGGTGAAAATGGcgtgtatatagtaataaacaaTATCGTGTGTACGGAAACGCATCTTACACCAGCTCGTGTACGTACAATGTCATGAATAAACCAGTAGGTACGCGAGCTATACAAAcgttatacgtattattatgtattattatttattatgtacttgtACTCACCGGTATGAAGAGCGCCCAACGCAGAACACAATACGCGAAAAGCTAAAAgctaaaatgcaaaataatgcTTTGTTATAAGAAAACTATGTTTTTCTGTGCGCTCGGGTTGTGTGTTGCATGGGCGTTCGTCACAAGATGACGTTAGATAACGCTGGCGCGTTTCACGACGCTAAAGTTGTCCCCCGCACGCCGCCACTCCACCAAACAACCGGTATCAATTAATAATGGTCATACTGTAAGcattgtttgtaatattattgaccgtattatgaatataatatataattcacctAAAAACTTTTTCCACCTAACaactgtagtaggtacctactacatagtatatattatatatttcctaTTTGCTAAATATATGACTCTTAATAAACCGTATATAGCCGTCCGACGCATGTATTTAtgcctaaatatataatatatatatatagcaggCCGTCGGCTTTCCGCGACAACACTCGGCCG contains:
- the LOC115034859 gene encoding uncharacterized protein LOC115034859; protein product: MTINAVGQSLPPVFIFPRVRMRDLLMIGAPEGSLGLPNSTQSTWINSVHFVKVLEHIKTHTRCTKEDKILLLMDNHESHCSLEAVTYAKENGIVLVTFPPHSQNDWLTNNPGKTIRIHDLPSLTEIAFVESFSVKNIVNAFAKPGIWPFSRLAFSEDDFIAAYVTDRPDLNSTQTDNLNIQPDISISGNNQPNENLFDVTNSQTRVPTFTNHLINCTPEQYCTNINENPVTSANLDSSINEEVISPEHVRPFPKAAPHLSTSKKVKKNPKKKLFSIDSDTNENDTPMILLNDNSDNEDLNCPVHFGDFVLVKYE